In Rhizorhabdus phycosphaerae, the genomic stretch TGGCGCTCGCGATGGCGGGCAGCAGGAGATCCGCCGGCCGAATCCGTCGGTACCGCGCTTCGCTGGCCAAGGCGACGCCGAGGAAAGGCAGCATTCCGATCGCCGCGAAGGGCGACCACAGCGCCAGCAGCGGCGGCAGCATCAGCAGTGCGCCCAGGCCGAGGCGCCGCTCGCGCCAGAGCAGGATGGCGAGCGCTCCGAGCCAGCCGGCCAGCGCGTGCTGCGGCACCCAGAAGGCGAGGGTGAGGGTAGAGGAATATTGCGACGGCCCCCAGCCTTCCAGATGCGCGCTCGGGGTAAGGCCTGCAGCATGACCGACCTTGATCTGACCAAGGATGTCGAGCCCGCTGAAGAGCAGGAACAGGGCAAGCGCGACCAACTGCCGCCGTCGACCGGCGAACAGCGTCGAGCCGATCCCGAGAAGGACGCCGAGAAAGACGGCGTTCTGGGCAAGCAACGCCAAGTCGGCTGCGTCGCGCCCCCACGCCTTTCCGACCAGCGCCGGCGCCAGATACATACCGATCGGGGCCCGTAGCAACGCGCCGTCGGGATAGACGAAGGGCCAGGGGTTCGCGACCATGTCGCTCAGCACCGCATCGCGCACCTGCCAGTCGAGATTGGCGTAAAGGATCCGTCCCTCGCCACCGAGGACCATCAACAGGGTGGCGACAGCGATGCAGACCAACAGCGTCGCGACCGTCGGTCCGGCCCGCAGGTCGGCTCGCCTGGGCAATGTGAGCAGCCAGAACAGCCCAACCGTCAGCACCGCCCAGCCCGCGTGTAGCCATGGGCCGCCCATGCCGAGGAAACGGCAGAGCAGGAGCAGGTCATAGCTCAGCCAGGCAATGATCCCCCCGAACAGCAGCATGGCCGGAACGGTGCGTCGCAGCAGGGGCGTCCTGATGGTCGTCGCCGATAGTCCGGCGGGCGGGGCGAGACTTGCCATCCGGCGCTGGTAGAGCGGAATGGTTAAGATAGGATCGCCGTCAGCCCGCTAGCCTATCCCGCGTGCAATCCGAACAGCGGTGGGGCGCCGAACTCGGGAGAATCCACGGCGTTGGTGATCATTCCGAGGACATCTTCGATGACTGGCGCAAACTCGCTGTCGCTGATCGGGGAAATCTTGTTCTCGCGATTGACCAGGGTGGAGAGGAAGGAGAGGGTTGCGAAGAACAGCCGCCGTTCACCAGCAGCTGGGCTGAGGAACGACAGGCGGGCGTAAAACAGTTCCTGGATTCTCTGAAGCGCAGGAAGGCCTTCTCGGTCGGCGGGATGCATAATCCCTTGCGGCCTTTGATACAGCAGATACCGGATCAGGAAGGCAGCGTAGGAATAGTTGCCCTCGTCGTCGCGCAGCCCCAGGTGGGGAAGGCAGATCATGGCGATGATCGTCCGGAGATCCTG encodes the following:
- a CDS encoding TetR/AcrR family transcriptional regulator, with protein sequence MALKSLFSNAIALSSAMHLFFRQAVESPEFAAELNPAKRQIILAGEKLFARQGLEGTSLREIAVAAGHGNNNAVRYHFGSKEGLMQAIFEYRANLLEPVRFEMLREAASANALQDLRTIIAMICLPHLGLRDDEGNYSYAAFLIRYLLYQRPQGIMHPADREGLPALQRIQELFYARLSFLSPAAGERRLFFATLSFLSTLVNRENKISPISDSEFAPVIEDVLGMITNAVDSPEFGAPPLFGLHAG